The Mauremys mutica isolate MM-2020 ecotype Southern chromosome 1, ASM2049712v1, whole genome shotgun sequence genome has a segment encoding these proteins:
- the GTSE1 gene encoding G2 and S phase-expressed protein 1 isoform X1 produces MEEGKEMSVGWSSDMTEEKLDVCKNSDFPLLTDEKFDFDLSLSPASGNEDEVFVGPLGHKEKCVAVSIEATKDAEEKISQTPDDKLMWSPLTGEKFVEIFKEAHLLALQLESGNKNEQNKVTQSEGPKPKVIEKFVQASKSKLKIFQKGNIEKSPRAIKRETYCVWDSPICQLPPSFQKRSDLPVTAVDKTPPNTSSPIKIHKFPKISVSPLAQEQQSDEKNKKAISKLHTKASSALGKGHQLTVEKPKPGKKHLTSMGSSEDLLSDKSSVASDVCDSSFSGSSSLQDKRVLPSQSKFGLRKTQLKPPSAANGPLRKNTSSSSSSSISSMNSSLNSSLSVSPIGGNAKSSVSSKISVSSSKLSSSTKRLAMVRPIRMSSVQAVHSDVSCKQTRSVSTPRISTAGNLAKSSASVTGSQTLANGIQRLSSVPDLQKVSQQNKDGSAAKGNTCPKDKVKVILTPSNQIKVPKRCGGSSPENTASKIMQPIRLLSCGTFGSGVAVCTPVRPSEDGASQNSCLSSRSILITPASIKRSGLPTPASRRISGIPAMTPKTLPRSVSSPHFMSVRQVSSVSTRKTLATGSKQAKDTKTQVSSFEDDDLSPPPMIPLTLVFSPEKTTEIAQNEIQKETEIQKQPAEGAQTNEVLLVDIGIDKTPIAALECESRPLIDLSNTPEVNKVILLKPSVVGQLIDLSSPLITLSPEVNKENLDSPLLKF; encoded by the exons ATGGAGGAAGGAAAGGAAATGTCAGTAGGCTGGTCAAGTGATATGACTGAAGAAAAACTGGATGTTTGCAAGAACAGTG ACTTTCCCCTTCTAACTGATGAAAAATTTGATTTTGACCTTTCACTGTCTCCTGCAAG TGGAAATGAAGATGAAGTTTTTGTTGGACCTCTTGGACACAAAGAAAAATGTGTTGCTGTCAGTATTGAAGCAACTAAAGATGCTGAAGAAAAGATCTCTCAAACCCCTGATGATAAGCTTATGTGGAGTCCCCTTACTGGAGAGAAATTTGTAGAAATTTTTAAAGAAGCTCATTTGTTAGCACTGCAGCTAGAAAGtggcaacaaaaatgaacagaacaaagtCACCCAATCAGAAGGACCAAAACCCAAGGTTATAGAAAAATTTGTGCAAGCATCCAAGTCAAAACTCAAAATCTTTCAAAAAGGAAACATAGAAAAAAGCCCCAGGGCTATTAAAAGGGAGACGTACTGTGTGTGGGACAGCCCAATTTGTCAACTGCCACCTTCCTTTCAGAAGCGTTCAGATTTACCTGTGACTGCAGTTGACAAAACTCCTCCAAACAcatctagtccaattaaaatccATAAATTTCCTAAAATATCTGTTTCACCTCTAGCCCAAGAACAGCAAAgtgatgaaaaaaataaaaaagcaataagCAAATTGCACACAAAAGCTTCATCTGCTCTTGGAAAAGGCCATCAACTGACAGTAGAAAAG CCAAAACCAGGGAAAAAACATTTGACCAGCATGGGGTCATCTGAAGATCTACTCTCTGACAAATCCAGTGTTGCTTCAGATGTATGTGACTCATCATTCAGTGGGAGTTCATCATTACAAGACAAGCGAGTTCTTCCTTCTCAAAGCAAG TTTGGGTTAAGGAAGACACAGTTAAAACCTCCTAGTGCTGCTAATGGTCCTCTAAGAAAGAACACCTCATCTTCATCGTCGTCATCCATTTCGAGCATGAACTCCAGTTTGAATTCAAGTTTGTCTGTCTCTCCCATAGGGGGAAATG CTAAATCAAGCGTCTCTTCAAAAATTTCTGTGAGCAGCTCCAAACTCTCATCTAGCACAAAAAGACTGGCTATGGTTAGACCTATCAGAATGTCATCTGTGCAGGCTGTCCATTCTGATGTGTCCTGCAAGCAAACAAGATCAGTTAGTACTCCCAGAATATCTACTGCTGGGAATTTAGCCAAGTCTTCAGCTTCTGTGACAGGATCCCAAACTCTAGCCAATGGAATTCAGAGACTGAGCTCAGTTCCTGATCTGCAGAAGGTATCTCAGCAGAACAAAGATGGAAGTGCAGCAAAAGGAAACACATGCCCAAAAGACAAGGTTAAAGTTATACTCACACCTTCAAATCAGATTAAGGTCCCTAAGAGATGTGGAG GTTCATCACCAGAAAATACAGCatcaaaaataatgcagccaATCAGATTACTATCTTGTGGCACATTTGGAAG TGGTGTGGCTGTTTGCACTCCTGTCAGACCTTCCGAAGATGGGGCCTCGCAGAACTCTTGTCTTAGTTCCAGGTCCAttttaattactccagccagtaTAAAACGTTCTGGTCTGCCTACCCCCGCCAGTCGTCGTATCTCAGGAATTCCAGCAATGACTCCTAAAACTTTGCCAAGATCTGTCTCCTCTCCACATTTTATGTCAGTTCGTCAAGTCTCCAgtgtgtccaccagaaagactcTTGCAACTGG TTCTAAACAGGCAAAGGACACCAAGACACAAGTGTCATCATTTGAAGATGATGACTTATCTCCTCCACCTATGATACCACTTACACTTGTCTTTTCACCAGAAAAGACTACTGAAATAGCACAGAATGAAATACAAAAAGAGACTGAAATACAAAAACAGCCAGCTGAAGGAGCACAAACTAATGAG GTCTTGCTGGTAGATATTGGAATagataaaactcccattgctgCTTTGGAATGTGAAAGCAGACCTCTCATTGATCTTTCTAATACTCCGGAAGTGAATAAAGTTATTCTATTAAAACCTAGTGTGGTAGGACAG
- the GTSE1 gene encoding G2 and S phase-expressed protein 1 isoform X2, with protein MEEGKEMSVGWSSDMTEEKLDVCKNSDFPLLTDEKFDFDLSLSPASGNEDEVFVGPLGHKEKCVAVSIEATKDAEEKISQTPDDKLMWSPLTGEKFVEIFKEAHLLALQLESGNKNEQNKVTQSEGPKPKVIEKFVQASKSKLKIFQKGNIEKSPRAIKRETYCVWDSPICQLPPSFQKRSDLPVTAVDKTPPNTSSPIKIHKFPKISVSPLAQEQQSDEKNKKAISKLHTKASSALGKGHQLTVEKPKPGKKHLTSMGSSEDLLSDKSSVASDVCDSSFSGSSSLQDKRVLPSQSKFGLRKTQLKPPSAANGPLRKNTSSSSSSSISSMNSSLNSSLSVSPIGGNAKSSVSSKISVSSSKLSSSTKRLAMVRPIRMSSVQAVHSDVSCKQTRSVSTPRISTAGNLAKSSASVTGSQTLANGIQRLSSVPDLQKVSQQNKDGSAAKGNTCPKDKVKVILTPSNQIKVPKRCGGSSPENTASKIMQPIRLLSCGTFGSGVAVCTPVRPSEDGASQNSCLSSRSILITPASIKRSGLPTPASRRISGIPAMTPKTLPRSVSSPHFMSVRQVSSVSTRKTLATGSKQAKDTKTQVSSFEDDDLSPPPMIPLTLVFSPEKTTEIAQNEIQKETEIQKQPAEGAQTNELIDLSSPLITLSPEVNKENLDSPLLKF; from the exons ATGGAGGAAGGAAAGGAAATGTCAGTAGGCTGGTCAAGTGATATGACTGAAGAAAAACTGGATGTTTGCAAGAACAGTG ACTTTCCCCTTCTAACTGATGAAAAATTTGATTTTGACCTTTCACTGTCTCCTGCAAG TGGAAATGAAGATGAAGTTTTTGTTGGACCTCTTGGACACAAAGAAAAATGTGTTGCTGTCAGTATTGAAGCAACTAAAGATGCTGAAGAAAAGATCTCTCAAACCCCTGATGATAAGCTTATGTGGAGTCCCCTTACTGGAGAGAAATTTGTAGAAATTTTTAAAGAAGCTCATTTGTTAGCACTGCAGCTAGAAAGtggcaacaaaaatgaacagaacaaagtCACCCAATCAGAAGGACCAAAACCCAAGGTTATAGAAAAATTTGTGCAAGCATCCAAGTCAAAACTCAAAATCTTTCAAAAAGGAAACATAGAAAAAAGCCCCAGGGCTATTAAAAGGGAGACGTACTGTGTGTGGGACAGCCCAATTTGTCAACTGCCACCTTCCTTTCAGAAGCGTTCAGATTTACCTGTGACTGCAGTTGACAAAACTCCTCCAAACAcatctagtccaattaaaatccATAAATTTCCTAAAATATCTGTTTCACCTCTAGCCCAAGAACAGCAAAgtgatgaaaaaaataaaaaagcaataagCAAATTGCACACAAAAGCTTCATCTGCTCTTGGAAAAGGCCATCAACTGACAGTAGAAAAG CCAAAACCAGGGAAAAAACATTTGACCAGCATGGGGTCATCTGAAGATCTACTCTCTGACAAATCCAGTGTTGCTTCAGATGTATGTGACTCATCATTCAGTGGGAGTTCATCATTACAAGACAAGCGAGTTCTTCCTTCTCAAAGCAAG TTTGGGTTAAGGAAGACACAGTTAAAACCTCCTAGTGCTGCTAATGGTCCTCTAAGAAAGAACACCTCATCTTCATCGTCGTCATCCATTTCGAGCATGAACTCCAGTTTGAATTCAAGTTTGTCTGTCTCTCCCATAGGGGGAAATG CTAAATCAAGCGTCTCTTCAAAAATTTCTGTGAGCAGCTCCAAACTCTCATCTAGCACAAAAAGACTGGCTATGGTTAGACCTATCAGAATGTCATCTGTGCAGGCTGTCCATTCTGATGTGTCCTGCAAGCAAACAAGATCAGTTAGTACTCCCAGAATATCTACTGCTGGGAATTTAGCCAAGTCTTCAGCTTCTGTGACAGGATCCCAAACTCTAGCCAATGGAATTCAGAGACTGAGCTCAGTTCCTGATCTGCAGAAGGTATCTCAGCAGAACAAAGATGGAAGTGCAGCAAAAGGAAACACATGCCCAAAAGACAAGGTTAAAGTTATACTCACACCTTCAAATCAGATTAAGGTCCCTAAGAGATGTGGAG GTTCATCACCAGAAAATACAGCatcaaaaataatgcagccaATCAGATTACTATCTTGTGGCACATTTGGAAG TGGTGTGGCTGTTTGCACTCCTGTCAGACCTTCCGAAGATGGGGCCTCGCAGAACTCTTGTCTTAGTTCCAGGTCCAttttaattactccagccagtaTAAAACGTTCTGGTCTGCCTACCCCCGCCAGTCGTCGTATCTCAGGAATTCCAGCAATGACTCCTAAAACTTTGCCAAGATCTGTCTCCTCTCCACATTTTATGTCAGTTCGTCAAGTCTCCAgtgtgtccaccagaaagactcTTGCAACTGG TTCTAAACAGGCAAAGGACACCAAGACACAAGTGTCATCATTTGAAGATGATGACTTATCTCCTCCACCTATGATACCACTTACACTTGTCTTTTCACCAGAAAAGACTACTGAAATAGCACAGAATGAAATACAAAAAGAGACTGAAATACAAAAACAGCCAGCTGAAGGAGCACAAACTAATGAG